In the genome of Triticum urartu cultivar G1812 chromosome 5, Tu2.1, whole genome shotgun sequence, one region contains:
- the LOC125506615 gene encoding uncharacterized protein LOC125506615 has product MAADTAAATRSPEERSKTTGGADVQDEERDAKKMRTTLATEEDDGNGGDEELEISSPLREPYLPKEVDMRANPHILAAYKLAQDKFHDKRDREEKLLPTRLSFLFGASPVLVPDAGKKAALSAARSIVHLSSSLGGDPLAQSTGFWIDWDEGSKTGIVLTTAHLIRANKLLAKDYWAKKDRYQYHPGAQVTAHLLDDTTVEGRLLYHQEHYDLAFLKIAMDRSVQVASFADTFNSGQQALQLGRDGNLILRITLGKVTQGDFVYFCRDKKYESDDGGEPVIDFDGKVVGMINDCKHGFFVPFFILNRCMELWRNSGCIPRPHLGLKFKALKFLNPSYVEYILRKLDIDDGLLVEEVSMGSHAEKVGIRVGDIIGSIDGESISTRIELEKKLLSISMGSFHGGNDITTKVEISVRVFHTNNRLWREKHLNVNISDHREVVERGRSPLSDRRTRTSPSCCVYAVVVEPKRLARHQVTVQQRLAVTRQGQTTERARRRATPAQARLVQGRRGRHLPMPAQEKLVRARPGLWTPVVRQPPRVVQREACMAHALHQASRQVQPTPPVHPIIQDELHDPCLQHD; this is encoded by the exons ATGGCGGCGGACACGGCTGCTGCGACCCGATCGCCGGAGGAGCGATCCAAGACCACCGGTGGTGCCGACgtgcaggacgaggagagggacGCCAAGAAGATGAGGACCACTCTGGCGACGGAGGAAGACGACGGCAACGGTGGCGACGAGGAGTTGGAGATCTCGTCTCCGCTCCGCGAGCCCTACCTCCCCAAGGAGGTAGACATGCGCGCCAACCCGCATATCCTCGCCGCCTACAAGCTCGCCCAAGACAAATTCCATGATAAACGAG ATCGCGAGGAGAAGCTGCTGCCCACGCGCCTATCATTCCTTTTCGGAGCGTCGCCCGTCCTCGTCCCCGATGCCGGGAAGAAGGCCGCGCTCTCCGCCGCCAGATCAATCGTccacctctcctcctctctcg GTGGCGATCCGCTGGCACAGTCCACCGGCTTCTGGATCGATTGGGACGAGGGGAGCAAAACCGGCATTGTTTTGACGACCGCGCATCTGATCCGCGCCAACAAGCTGCTGGCCAAAGACTACTGGGCGAAAAAAGACCGGTACCAGTATCATCCCGGTGCTCAA GTTACTGCTCACTTGCTCGACGACACCACCGTGGAGGGCCGTCTGCTCTATCACCAGGAGCATTATGACCTTGCTTTCCTTAAGATTGCAATGGATCGGAGTGTTCAAGTAGCCTCTTTCGCTGACACGTTCAACAGTGGTCAGCAGGCTTTGCAGCTCGGAAGAGATGGAAATTTGATTTTAAGGATAACTCTCGGCAAGGTGACGCAAGGTgacttcgtgtatttttgtcgaGATAAAAAATACGAG TCCGACGATGGTGGAGAGCCGGTCATTGACTTTGATGGAAAGGTTGTGGGGATGATCAATGATTGTAAACATGGGTTCTTTGTTCCTTTTTTCATTTTGAATAGGTGCATGGAACTCTGGAGGAATTCCGG GTGCATCCCTCGGCCCCACCTTGGATTGAAGTTTAAGGCCCTCAAGTTTCTAAATCCCTCTTATGTTGAGTACATATTGCGCAAGCTAGACATTGATGACGGTCTTCTAGTTGAAGAG GTGTCAATGGGATCTCATGCTGAGAAAGTTGGTATCCGAGTAGGTGATATTATTGGAAGCATTGATGGAGAAAGCATTTCAACCAGAATTGAG TTGGAGAAAAAATTGTTGAGTATATCAATGGGCAGTTTTCATGGGGGAAATGACATTACTACCAAAGTGGAAATTTCT GTCCGAGTATTTCACACGAACAACCGTCTTTGGAGGGAAAAACATTTAAATGTAAATATATCGGATCACCGAGAAGTCGTTGAACGAG ggaggtcgcccCTCTCAGATAGACGCACCAGAACTTCTCCTTCCTGCTGCGTGTATGCGGTCGTGGTGGAACCAAAGAGGCTGGCGAGGCATCAGGTGACAGTGCAACAGCGATTGGCAGTGACGAGGCAGGGCCAGACGACGGAACGGGCGAGGAGGCGGGCGACACCGGCCCAGGCGAGACTGGTCCAGGGGAGGCGGGGGCGACACCTTCCGATGCCAGCCCAGGAAAAGCTGGTGCGGGCGAGGCCGGGGCTGTGGACCCCGGTCGTGCGGCAACCACCGCGGGTGGTGCAGCGGGAGGCATGCATGGCGCATGCATTGCACCAGGCATCACGTCAGGTGCAACCAACTCCTCCTGTTCATCCAATAATTCAAGACGAGCTCCACGACCCGTGCCTGCAGCATGATTAG
- the LOC125506614 gene encoding serine protease Do-like HtrA has translation MAADKAVTRSPERSRTTRSGDDVEHEEYREAKKMKTNLATEEAAADGREEELEIPSPPLQPYIPDELMDRHAYPEIFAAYELAEAAFSQKQDRVEKLLPTRHYFEKPLLAMPDSAKKAVLSAARSLIGLSSFRGGEPLARSAGVWINWDEGSRKGVVLTTAHLIRAKKPLVKSHRRCKDQYLYHRDAQVIVHLLDETTAEGRLLYHQEHYDIAFFMVAMDQRVQLASFADTVNNGQVTLLLAREENLDLKITHGKVKRKAGHHFLYFSQDNEYEDDGCGGPVIDFDGKVVGMFNGCRRGPFVPSSVLNGCMDLWRNFGCILRPHLGLQFEAIKFLDPTRGEYIWRKLNIDDGLVVEEMSAGSHAEKIGIRVGDIIDCINGERISTTLELENKLLSICMGNFNRGNLEVDVSIRVFHTAKRLRRTINLTVNVSDRKEVIEQGIQVCF, from the exons ATGGCGGCGGACAAGGCGGTTACCCGATCGCCGGAGCGATCCAGGACGACACGCAGCGGCGACGACGTGGAGCACGAGGAATATAGGGAAGCCAAGAAGATGAAGACAAATCTGGCGACGGAGGAAGCCGCCGCCGACGGCAGGGAGGAGGAGCTGGAGATCCCATCTCCGCCCCTTCAGCCCTACATCCCCGACGAGCTAATGGACAGGCATGCCTACCCGGAGATATTCGCCGCGTACGAGCTCGCCGAAGCCGCATTCTCTCAAAAACAAg ATCGCGTGGAGAAGCTGCTGCCCACGCGCCATTACTTCGAAAAGCCGCTCCTCGCCATGCCGGACTCCGCGAAGAAGGCAGTCCTCTCCGCCGCCAGATCCCTCATCGGCCTCTCCTCCTTTCGCG GTGGCGAGCCGCTGGCACGGTCCGCTGGTGTCTGGATCAATTGGGATGAGGGGAGCCGAAAGGGCGTCGTGTTGACGACCGCACATCTGATCCGTGCCAAAAAGCCATTGGTCAAAAGCCACCGGCGGTGCAAAGACCAGTACCTGTATCATCGCGACGCTCAA GTTATTGTTCACTTGCTCGATGAAACCACTGCGGAGGGCCGCCTGCTCTATCACCAGGAGCATTACGACATTGCTTTCTTTATGGTTGCAATGGATCAACGTGTTCAACTAGCCTCTTTTGCTGACACAGTCAACAATGGTCAAGTGACTTTGTTGCTTGCAAGAGAAGAAAATTTGGATCTAAAGATAACCCATGGCAAAGTGAAACGGAAAGCAGGACACCACTTCCTGTACTTTTCCCAAGATAACGAATATGAG GACGACGGTTGCGGAGGGCCAGTTATTGACTTTGATGGAAAGGTTGTGGGGATGTTCAACGGTTGTAGAAGAGGGCCTTTTGTTCCTTCTTCTGTTTTGAATGGGTGCATGGATTTGTGGAGGAATTTTGG GTGCATCCTTCGGCCCCACCTTGGGTTGCAATTTGAGGCCATCAAGTTTCTAGATCCCACTCGTGGTGAGTACATATGGCGGAAGTTAAACATTGATGACGGTCTTGTTGTTGAAGAG ATGTCAGCAGGATCCCATGCTGAGAAAATTGGAATCCGAGTAGGTGATATTATTGATTGCATTAATGGAGAACGCATCTCTACGACACTTGAG TTGGAAAACAAGTTGTTGAGCATATGCATGGGCAATTTTAATAGAGGAAATCTCGAAGTTGATGTTTCA ATCCGGGTATTTCACACAGCCAAACGTCTCCGGAGGACAATAAATTTAACTGTAAATGTATCTGATCGTAAAGAAGTTATTGAACAAGGTATACAAGTCTGTTTTTAA